In Euwallacea fornicatus isolate EFF26 chromosome 2, ASM4011564v1, whole genome shotgun sequence, one genomic interval encodes:
- the CycH gene encoding cyclin-H isoform X1, with product MFPSSSQRKHWMFESEDELNSLRETANAKYIQLQGRSYGEASKTNFFLTPEEERVMVKKFQLNLRDFCKRFQPTMPRCVMGTAFHYFKRFYITNSVMNFHPKEIMVTCVYLSCKVEEFNVSIQQFVANIKGDREKATDIILNNELLLMEQLNFHLAVHNPFRPVEGLLIDIKSRGSLHDPERLRQGTEQFLERALLTDSILLYSPSQVALAAILHAASKLQENLDSYVTEVLFGNGGRDKLEVLIDAVRAIRSMEKTADSAPDKSYIKILDKKLDKCRNPENNPDSDIYKKKMQAMLDEDDDLYYTISTQNQQRNDSALNMSIPVSPEVA from the exons ATGTTTCCTTCAAGTTCACAACGTAAACACTGGATGTTTGAGAGTGAAGATGAATTAAATAGCTTAAGAGAAACAGCAAATGCTAAATACATTCAATTGCAGGGAAGGAGTTATGGT GAGGCTTCTAAAACGAATTTCTTCCTTACCCCAGAGGAAGAGCGAGTAATGGTGAAAAAATTCCAACTGAATTTAAGAGATTTTTGTAAAAGATTTCAACCCACCATGCCTAGATGCGTCATGGGAACAGCATTCCATTATTTCAAAAGATTTTACATAACAAACTCcgttatgaattttcatccTAAGGAAATTAT ggtAACATGTGTTTATTTGTCTTGTAAAGTCGAAGAATTTAATGTATCAATTCAACAATTTGTTGCTAATATTAAAGGAGATAGGGAAAAAGCTACGGATATTATTCTAAATAATGAACTTTTGTTAATGGAGCAATTAAACTTTCATCTAGCAGTCCATAATCCTTTCAGACCTGTGGAAGGATTGCTTATTGATATTAAG TCTAGAGGGTCCCTGCATGATCCTGAGCGTTTGCGTCAAGGCACTGAACAGTTTCTTGAAAGAGCATTATTAACAGATTCAATTCTTCTGTATTCCCCTAGTCAAGTAGCACTAGCCGCCATTCTTCACGCGGCTTCCAAGTTGCAAGAGAACTTAGATTCTTATGTGACAGAAGTATTATTTGGGAATGGTGGAAGGGATAAGTTGGAGGTGTTGATAGATGCTGTTAGAG CAATTAGATCTATGGAGAAAACAGCTGATAGTGCTCCCGATAAAAGTTACATTAAGATTTTGGATAAGAAGCTGGATAAGTGCAGGAACCCTGAGAACAATCCTGATAGCGATAT atatAAGAAGAAGATGCAAGCAATGTTAGATGAGGATGATGATTTATATTACACAATATCAACCCAGAACCAGCAAAGAAACGACTCAGCTTTGAATATGAGCATTCCAGTCTCTCCCGAAGTGGCGTAG
- the CycH gene encoding cyclin-H isoform X2 — MVKKFQLNLRDFCKRFQPTMPRCVMGTAFHYFKRFYITNSVMNFHPKEIMVTCVYLSCKVEEFNVSIQQFVANIKGDREKATDIILNNELLLMEQLNFHLAVHNPFRPVEGLLIDIKSRGSLHDPERLRQGTEQFLERALLTDSILLYSPSQVALAAILHAASKLQENLDSYVTEVLFGNGGRDKLEVLIDAVRAIRSMEKTADSAPDKSYIKILDKKLDKCRNPENNPDSDIYKKKMQAMLDEDDDLYYTISTQNQQRNDSALNMSIPVSPEVA, encoded by the exons ATGGTGAAAAAATTCCAACTGAATTTAAGAGATTTTTGTAAAAGATTTCAACCCACCATGCCTAGATGCGTCATGGGAACAGCATTCCATTATTTCAAAAGATTTTACATAACAAACTCcgttatgaattttcatccTAAGGAAATTAT ggtAACATGTGTTTATTTGTCTTGTAAAGTCGAAGAATTTAATGTATCAATTCAACAATTTGTTGCTAATATTAAAGGAGATAGGGAAAAAGCTACGGATATTATTCTAAATAATGAACTTTTGTTAATGGAGCAATTAAACTTTCATCTAGCAGTCCATAATCCTTTCAGACCTGTGGAAGGATTGCTTATTGATATTAAG TCTAGAGGGTCCCTGCATGATCCTGAGCGTTTGCGTCAAGGCACTGAACAGTTTCTTGAAAGAGCATTATTAACAGATTCAATTCTTCTGTATTCCCCTAGTCAAGTAGCACTAGCCGCCATTCTTCACGCGGCTTCCAAGTTGCAAGAGAACTTAGATTCTTATGTGACAGAAGTATTATTTGGGAATGGTGGAAGGGATAAGTTGGAGGTGTTGATAGATGCTGTTAGAG CAATTAGATCTATGGAGAAAACAGCTGATAGTGCTCCCGATAAAAGTTACATTAAGATTTTGGATAAGAAGCTGGATAAGTGCAGGAACCCTGAGAACAATCCTGATAGCGATAT atatAAGAAGAAGATGCAAGCAATGTTAGATGAGGATGATGATTTATATTACACAATATCAACCCAGAACCAGCAAAGAAACGACTCAGCTTTGAATATGAGCATTCCAGTCTCTCCCGAAGTGGCGTAG